From the Deltaproteobacteria bacterium genome, the window AGCCATCGATGAGTTTAAGCGCCTCACAAAGTTTTTATTTGTATATCGGTAAAATATCGTAAAGGTATGAAATGGCTATCGTTAAAAATCCTAAACGAAATATAAAACCAAAGGCTGAGCGAGAAGCACAAGCATTTATTGCTAATGCAGGTACAAACCAAATCACCGACGAACTCCGCAAGCAAAACAAAGAACCTATTATGATCCGCATCGATCCTGATCTCTTGCGGCGGATTGATCATGCAGCAAAGCGTTTGGGCATCAGCCGCAGCGCGTTTATTGTTTCCAGTGCCGCTAGGCAAGTTGAAAGCATGGAATAAAGAGCCATGACTAGAGTGTAGAATTTGGGTATGGTTCCCACGAGGAGGGGCGGTTATGACACACTCAAACACTAATCTTCAATCGCTGTCGGTTCCCTTGCAGAACATCTTTGATCGTGTGGAAGAGACACATAAAGAGCGCGAGGCTGCCAAGGTGTATCAGCTATCCCTGTGGAAAGACCCCCAACGAGGAGTTCCTAACGAGTTTGTCCGTTCCGCGCTTTTTCCGGCTATTCAACCCAACAAAGCCCGTTATGTCAGGGGCGAAACGATTTTCAGCCAGAACGGTTTTACGATCACGTTCACTGGAAGACAGTTAACGCAATGTGACCTCGATGTTTACGAAGCGATTATGCACCTTGCCCGTGGGACCCAAGAGGGGAATAAAGTGCGTTTCACCGCTTACCAACTCTTAAAGTTGCTTCATCGTCACACTGGAAAATCTCAATACAAATGGCTGCTCGATGTTTTGCAAGGGTTGACTGCGACGGCGGTCTCCATTGAACGTGACGGGAAGAGAGTTTTTTGGGGTTCCTTATTACCCAAAGGAGCCGCCGACTTAGAAGATGGTAAGTTTACCGTCGAAATCAGCCGAGAAATGATTCAACTCTTCTCTAGGGGCTATACTGTCATTGAGGAGGCCCATCGTCGACAATTAGCGGGAAAGCACCTAGCGAAAGCTCTGCATGGATGGATATGTAGTCATGAGAAACCTCATCCTGTCACAGTTCAATTCCTTCATGAGCTTACTGGCAGCGATACTAAGGCTTTGAAAAAATTCCGGCAAAATCTCAAAATTGCCCTTGATGATATTCGCGCAATAGGGGCGATTACTGATTGGAACATTGACGACAGAGACAAGGTTCACATCCAAAAAGCTCCGATGCTTTTCTGACCCCTCAGCATTCGAGGTATCGACTATCGGCATTCGAGGTACCGACTATCGGCATTCGAGGTACCGACTATCGGCATTCGAGGTACCGACTATCGGCATTCGAGGTACCGACTATCGGCATTCGAGGTACCGACTCGGCATTCGAGGTACCAAACTATCGGCATTCGAGGTACCAAACTATCGGCATTCGAGGTACCAAACTATCGGCATTCGAGGTACCAAAGGAGATTCAAAAATCTAAAATTTTCAAGCCAATACAAAGACTTATAAAAGAAGACTTTTTTGCCTAGAATCTTATAGAATATTTATAGAATCTTATAGAAATAAGAGTAACTGTTTGTGATGTAATTTCACCGACTAGAAAGAACTAAGGAAGCCGCCTACCGGCGGCTCAACTCGGAGACCAGGGGCTTCGCCCCTCTGACCGCTTCGCGTCCATTCACCCCAAAATGGTAGAGAGAGAAAAGAGCTGGAGTGCTTTCTAACGGGCACCTGAGATTAAAGTCATAGATACAACACGAAGGAAAAAAATCTCAGCTCAAACATCCAGTCCTACCTCTCTTCAGCCTATTCCAAGGCCACAACGCGAACGGTTCCTTGCTTATTCTTCTTCCTGCCATACTGGGGGGATAAGACGATGTCGACGTTTATTCCTAGCACCGTCAGTATCCTAAGGAGCCGGTCTGTCGAAAAACCGGTGTACTGAGCGTTTGCAAGCTGCGATACTTCTGCGGGTTGCAAGTCGAGCTGCTGAGCGACTTCCATTGGGGTTAAGTGTAACGCTTTAATACGGCGGTAAATCTGCCGGGCCAATTCCGCCTTGACTTGCAACTCTGCTGCATCTCCACAGCCGATGTCCGCAAACACGTTGCCGCTTCCCTTAATGACTGGAATCTCCTCTTTCTGTTTCATGGGCATTGAGTCAGAGTCGAACAATGCTGGAAACTGTTCTCGGACTGTTCCGTTGAGCTGTAGCGCCAGCCATCCTCTCTTGTCAGCTCCTAGCTTCTTACGAGGACTCGACCTGCCGCGCTTCGTGACTGCCTTCGTACTCCGCAAGTTCCTCATGCAGCCGCGCTATGAGCTTGCGAATCCCGGCTTTGGTGAAACCCTTCGCTCCCAAGGGGTGACTGTTCTGTAAGCGAGCGAGCCGCTCTTCCAACTGGCGCAGTTCTTCCTGAGCA encodes:
- a CDS encoding ribbon-helix-helix protein, CopG family, with protein sequence MAIVKNPKRNIKPKAEREAQAFIANAGTNQITDELRKQNKEPIMIRIDPDLLRRIDHAAKRLGISRSAFIVSSAARQVESME
- a CDS encoding TrfA family protein, yielding MTHSNTNLQSLSVPLQNIFDRVEETHKEREAAKVYQLSLWKDPQRGVPNEFVRSALFPAIQPNKARYVRGETIFSQNGFTITFTGRQLTQCDLDVYEAIMHLARGTQEGNKVRFTAYQLLKLLHRHTGKSQYKWLLDVLQGLTATAVSIERDGKRVFWGSLLPKGAADLEDGKFTVEISREMIQLFSRGYTVIEEAHRRQLAGKHLAKALHGWICSHEKPHPVTVQFLHELTGSDTKALKKFRQNLKIALDDIRAIGAITDWNIDDRDKVHIQKAPMLF
- a CDS encoding XRE family transcriptional regulator, with product MKQKEEIPVIKGSGNVFADIGCGDAAELQVKAELARQIYRRIKALHLTPMEVAQQLDLQPAEVSQLANAQYTGFSTDRLLRILTVLGINVDIVLSPQYGRKKNKQGTVRVVALE